From the Saccharobesus litoralis genome, one window contains:
- a CDS encoding tetratricopeptide repeat protein, which yields MSVLLSHPIIYPEIATSPSSVKSLFLAYLEKLKPILKTEKVETSTQVFVDVVAELRQKIPDTADELDKIRQLLDFFFIDALFSQPSKNEPSLKAKHFDLCDVLAFRTGQQSALSILFCDFARAINLQSEIIVTPGPYLVRIELADASYVFLEPANGISLDWQDVEATFANNPLISVLEQEFGLDAIHEDALELEQEQIDVEFNDPTQTATEVGSPDETIINKALVGDKEIVLKAISLFKAMLIAEGRFAHALSICEVLLEQEPDNPYLRRDRGYLLEQLDCRNQAIADYEYFVEQCPEDPIAKMLKAQIEEHLPSVHSVH from the coding sequence TTGTCTGTTTTGTTGAGTCATCCTATTATTTACCCAGAAATCGCTACCAGTCCTTCGTCAGTTAAATCTTTATTTCTCGCCTATTTAGAGAAATTGAAGCCAATTTTAAAAACCGAAAAAGTTGAAACCAGCACTCAAGTTTTTGTTGATGTGGTTGCCGAACTACGTCAAAAAATACCTGATACCGCAGATGAACTTGATAAAATACGCCAACTTTTAGATTTCTTTTTTATTGATGCATTATTTAGTCAACCTAGTAAAAACGAGCCGTCACTAAAAGCAAAACATTTTGATTTATGTGATGTATTAGCGTTTCGCACAGGGCAGCAAAGCGCACTAAGTATTTTGTTTTGTGATTTTGCACGAGCAATTAATTTGCAGTCAGAGATCATTGTCACACCGGGACCTTACTTAGTGAGAATTGAATTGGCAGATGCGAGTTATGTCTTTTTGGAACCCGCTAATGGTATTTCGTTGGATTGGCAAGATGTTGAGGCAACGTTTGCCAACAACCCATTGATTTCAGTGCTTGAGCAAGAATTTGGTTTGGACGCTATTCATGAAGACGCGCTAGAGCTTGAACAAGAGCAAATCGATGTTGAGTTTAATGATCCCACCCAAACTGCAACAGAGGTTGGATCGCCAGATGAAACAATTATTAATAAAGCCTTGGTCGGCGACAAAGAGATTGTTCTAAAAGCCATATCGCTGTTTAAAGCCATGTTGATTGCAGAAGGCAGATTTGCTCATGCTTTAAGTATATGTGAAGTATTACTCGAACAAGAGCCTGACAACCCATATTTGCGTCGAGATAGGGGGTATTTGTTAGAGCAATTAGATTGTCGAAATCAAGCTATTGCTGATTATGAATATTTTGTTGAGCAGTGCCCAGAAGATCCGATCGCTAAAATGTTAAAAGCGCAAATTGAAGAGCATTTACCTAGTGTGCATAGTGTTCACTAG
- a CDS encoding D-hexose-6-phosphate mutarotase: MKNPFLKFDILDQLSDQVSYRVIPEGMHYWWVETNEYTAAITLCGGQLVWFEHKNHKAPAIFLSDKSHLNDKKSLRGGTPICWPWFNKHPSRDDVPNHGLVRSIHWQLLSHQCDNGVVELTLSPVIDQAYKNYVPEGVTVTQTLTFSDSVEIELVSENKSKQNFEFSAALHTYFNVGDIRETEVRGLAQSQYIALKNDWQPEDTPKVYKFREETDRIHLDKPELVRIYSPVQNYELYQSGHNSVVVWNPWQALAQNTPGLEGDCWQEMLCIEPGAIKPTLVLKPNQSHALVQKIVVSN; the protein is encoded by the coding sequence ATGAAAAATCCATTTTTAAAGTTTGATATTTTAGATCAATTAAGTGACCAAGTAAGCTATCGTGTTATCCCCGAAGGAATGCACTACTGGTGGGTAGAAACAAATGAATACACAGCTGCTATTACATTATGTGGTGGACAACTTGTTTGGTTTGAACATAAAAATCATAAAGCGCCGGCGATATTTTTAAGTGATAAGTCGCATTTAAACGACAAAAAATCTTTGCGCGGTGGCACCCCTATTTGTTGGCCATGGTTTAATAAACACCCGTCAAGAGACGATGTACCCAACCACGGCTTAGTTCGCAGCATACATTGGCAACTATTAAGCCATCAGTGTGACAATGGTGTCGTAGAATTAACGCTTTCACCCGTTATCGACCAAGCATACAAAAACTATGTGCCTGAAGGCGTTACCGTTACGCAAACATTAACTTTTAGTGACTCTGTTGAAATAGAGTTAGTTTCTGAAAACAAAAGTAAGCAAAACTTTGAATTTAGTGCCGCTCTGCATACTTACTTTAATGTCGGAGATATAAGAGAAACAGAAGTACGCGGATTAGCTCAATCACAATATATTGCGTTGAAAAACGATTGGCAGCCCGAAGATACCCCTAAAGTTTATAAGTTTCGTGAAGAAACCGACCGTATCCATTTAGATAAACCAGAGCTTGTCAGAATTTATAGCCCAGTACAAAATTACGAGCTTTATCAATCTGGTCATAACAGTGTTGTCGTATGGAATCCTTGGCAAGCACTCGCACAAAACACCCCAGGATTAGAAGGCGACTGTTGGCAAGAAATGCTTTGTATCGAACCTGGCGCTATTAAACCAACATTGGTTCTTAAACCCAATCAATCACACGCTTTAGTACAGAAAATAGTTGTATCTAATTAA
- the prmC gene encoding peptide chain release factor N(5)-glutamine methyltransferase, which produces MSLTINEAVNWAASLFIGSDSAKLDAELLLLNALGKDNRTYLYTWPDRYLSQAQKEKYDHLVELRKNGVPVAHILGVREFWGLELNVNDKTLIPRPDTETLVEAALNLIDQEQMEPCRLLDLGTGTGAIALALASELPNWQIWASDKIEQAVKLAKDNAKKLDLDIQVAMGDWFSPFESSSEFASAFSLIVSNPPYIAKNDSHLTQGDVRFEPLSALVADNDGLKDLDFLIDNSRRFLRQQGWLILEHGYEQGEQVRHLFEKYQYKQIKTLRDLGQQERITLAQFVA; this is translated from the coding sequence ATGAGTTTAACGATTAATGAAGCGGTCAATTGGGCCGCTTCTTTGTTTATTGGTTCTGATTCAGCAAAACTGGATGCCGAATTATTGTTACTTAATGCTTTGGGTAAAGATAATCGAACCTATCTTTATACTTGGCCTGATAGATATTTAAGCCAAGCGCAAAAAGAAAAATATGATCATTTAGTTGAGTTAAGAAAAAATGGAGTGCCTGTTGCTCATATTCTCGGTGTTAGAGAGTTTTGGGGGCTGGAACTTAATGTTAACGACAAAACTTTAATTCCACGCCCAGATACAGAAACCTTGGTGGAAGCCGCGCTTAATCTGATTGACCAAGAGCAAATGGAACCCTGCCGATTATTAGATTTAGGAACAGGCACAGGGGCTATTGCCCTAGCTTTAGCGAGTGAGCTGCCTAATTGGCAAATATGGGCGAGTGATAAAATAGAACAGGCTGTCAAGTTAGCAAAAGATAACGCCAAAAAGCTCGACCTAGATATTCAAGTCGCAATGGGTGACTGGTTTAGTCCATTCGAGTCATCGAGTGAGTTTGCTAGTGCTTTTAGCTTGATTGTTAGTAATCCACCTTATATCGCCAAAAATGACTCACATTTAACGCAAGGCGATGTCCGGTTTGAACCGCTGTCAGCGCTTGTTGCTGACAATGATGGCCTGAAAGACTTGGACTTTTTGATTGATAACTCGAGGCGATTTTTACGTCAACAGGGCTGGTTGATTTTAGAGCATGGTTATGAACAAGGTGAACAGGTTCGTCATTTATTTGAAAAATACCAATACAAACAAATAAAAACATTACGCGATTTGGGGCAACAAGAGCGAATTACACTTGCACAATTTGTCGCATAA
- a CDS encoding SirB2 family protein produces MSYFAVKHAHMLLAIISIGLLVFRTILLVRDSDLINAKWVKITPHVVDTFLLVSAVILMTIIHQYPIQAPWLTEKLLLVFAYIALGVYTIKIAKSNTHRLAGLAAGLFCIASVIHLAMAKQSFVL; encoded by the coding sequence ATGTCCTATTTTGCAGTTAAGCATGCTCATATGTTATTGGCCATCATTAGTATTGGCCTTTTAGTTTTTCGAACTATTTTACTTGTTCGTGACAGTGATTTAATTAACGCTAAGTGGGTTAAAATAACGCCACATGTCGTTGATACATTTTTGTTAGTATCCGCAGTAATATTGATGACTATTATTCATCAATATCCAATTCAAGCTCCATGGTTAACTGAAAAGCTATTGCTAGTATTCGCTTATATTGCCTTGGGGGTATATACGATTAAAATTGCTAAATCTAATACTCATCGGCTTGCAGGTTTAGCTGCCGGTTTGTTTTGTATCGCTTCTGTTATTCATTTGGCTATGGCTAAACAGAGTTTTGTGTTGTAG
- a CDS encoding DUF3369 domain-containing protein, whose product MVSDFLFADDDSEVVETLESNWKILIVDDEPEVHAVTKLALSDFSFQHKGLEFYSAYSGEEAKKLIHEHPDAAIILLDVVMETDDAGLRVAEYIRQQAQNNFVRIILRTGQPGQAPERQVIVNYDINDYKSKTELTAQKLFTVIMASLRSYRDIIAIEENRKGLEKIISASTNLFSIHSMESFISGIVQQLTSVISSGREAMYATTLVANGIEEGNGDLIVVAGQGDFADAEGKAVKSVLNEDMMGAFITALNNKEIVYGDDYVIAYCQSKSCKGSLLYIAGLNDELSPTDKHLIELFTNSVQLAYDNVLLTRDLEDTQREIVMRLSEAVECRSKETGNHVKRVSLYCRSLALKLGMSEDEADKIMRASPLHDLGKIGISDDILHKPAKLSDEERTDMKEHALLGFNLLQGSDRPLIKAGAIIAKDHHEKWDGSGYPEGKKGEDIHVYGRIVALADVYDALRNERCYKDAWPKQKVIDYIAGQAGKHFDPTIVGHFLDSIDEFEAILNKYPDQE is encoded by the coding sequence ATGGTAAGTGACTTTTTATTTGCCGATGACGACAGCGAAGTTGTTGAAACACTAGAATCTAATTGGAAAATTCTTATTGTCGATGACGAGCCAGAAGTGCATGCCGTTACTAAACTGGCATTAAGTGATTTTAGCTTTCAACATAAAGGCTTAGAGTTTTACAGCGCTTATTCTGGAGAAGAAGCTAAAAAGCTCATTCATGAACACCCTGATGCGGCAATTATTTTGTTAGACGTTGTAATGGAAACCGACGATGCTGGATTGCGGGTAGCGGAATATATTCGTCAACAAGCGCAAAATAATTTTGTGCGAATTATTTTACGAACAGGCCAGCCCGGTCAAGCTCCAGAACGCCAAGTTATTGTTAACTACGATATTAATGATTATAAATCTAAAACCGAGTTAACTGCGCAAAAGCTCTTTACCGTTATCATGGCGAGTTTACGCTCTTACCGAGACATTATAGCGATAGAGGAAAATCGCAAAGGCTTAGAAAAAATCATTTCAGCCTCGACTAACTTGTTTTCAATTCACTCAATGGAATCTTTCATTTCTGGTATTGTCCAGCAACTTACGTCAGTGATTAGCTCTGGGCGTGAAGCCATGTACGCAACCACCTTGGTGGCTAATGGCATAGAAGAGGGCAATGGTGATTTAATCGTTGTAGCTGGTCAAGGCGATTTTGCCGATGCAGAAGGCAAAGCCGTTAAGTCGGTATTAAATGAAGACATGATGGGGGCGTTTATTACCGCTTTAAATAATAAGGAAATTGTTTATGGTGATGATTATGTTATTGCTTACTGCCAAAGCAAATCTTGTAAAGGTTCTTTGTTATATATAGCTGGCTTAAATGATGAGTTAAGCCCAACAGATAAACACTTAATCGAGTTGTTTACCAATAGTGTGCAATTAGCCTACGACAATGTATTGTTGACCCGTGACTTAGAAGATACGCAACGCGAAATAGTCATGCGCTTAAGTGAAGCTGTAGAGTGTCGTTCAAAAGAAACCGGTAATCATGTTAAGCGAGTTTCACTGTATTGTCGTAGTTTGGCGCTCAAGCTAGGTATGAGTGAAGATGAGGCTGATAAAATAATGCGCGCTTCACCATTACATGATTTAGGTAAGATTGGCATATCGGATGATATTTTACACAAGCCAGCTAAATTAAGTGATGAAGAGCGTACCGATATGAAAGAGCATGCATTACTAGGTTTTAATTTACTGCAGGGTAGCGATCGCCCGTTGATTAAAGCCGGTGCTATTATTGCCAAAGATCATCATGAAAAATGGGATGGCTCCGGTTATCCAGAAGGCAAAAAAGGCGAAGATATTCATGTTTATGGGCGTATTGTCGCATTAGCCGATGTTTATGATGCATTACGTAATGAACGCTGTTATAAAGATGCTTGGCCTAAACAAAAGGTCATTGATTATATTGCGGGTCAGGCCGGCAAACATTTTGACCCAACTATAGTCGGTCATTTTCTCGATAGTATCGACGAATTTGAAGCCATATTAAATAAATATCCAGATCAAGAGTAA
- the prfA gene encoding peptide chain release factor 1 has protein sequence MKESILRKLEGLQERYEEVQALLGDPDTISDQEKFKALSKEYSQLEEIVKAYESYLQAQDDLASAEEMLQEDDEEMREMAADEIQDAQSRIEVLKQDIQILLLPRDPKDDNNCYVEIRAGAGGDEASIFAGDLFRMYSRYAESMGWRIEIMSQNEGEHGGFKEIIAYVTGDSVYGRFKFESGGHRVQRVPETESQGRIHTSACTVVVMPEIPEAEQIEINTADLRIDTFRASGAGGQHVNKTDSAIRITHIPTGVVVECQDERSQHKNRAKAMSVLQARLQQAEDEKRRQEEDSTRRNLVASGDRSERIRTYNYPQGRVTDHRINLTLYKLNDVVEGELNSLLDPIMQEYQADLLASLSNE, from the coding sequence ATGAAAGAGTCAATTTTAAGAAAGTTAGAAGGCTTGCAAGAGCGTTATGAAGAAGTGCAAGCTTTATTAGGTGATCCAGACACAATATCTGACCAAGAAAAATTTAAGGCTCTATCAAAAGAGTACTCTCAGCTTGAAGAAATTGTTAAGGCTTATGAAAGTTATTTGCAAGCACAAGATGATTTAGCGTCTGCAGAGGAAATGCTGCAAGAAGACGATGAAGAAATGCGGGAAATGGCCGCTGATGAAATTCAAGATGCGCAGTCTCGTATTGAAGTGCTAAAGCAAGATATTCAAATATTGCTATTGCCACGTGATCCGAAAGACGATAACAACTGTTATGTCGAAATACGAGCCGGTGCTGGTGGCGACGAAGCGTCTATCTTTGCTGGTGATTTATTCCGTATGTATTCTCGCTATGCAGAATCTATGGGGTGGCGTATCGAAATTATGAGTCAAAACGAAGGTGAACATGGCGGGTTTAAAGAAATTATCGCTTATGTGACAGGTGACTCTGTTTATGGTCGATTTAAGTTTGAGTCAGGTGGACATCGGGTACAACGAGTACCAGAAACTGAATCTCAGGGGCGGATCCATACATCGGCTTGTACAGTCGTGGTTATGCCGGAAATTCCTGAAGCTGAGCAAATAGAGATCAACACGGCAGACTTACGTATTGATACTTTCCGTGCCTCGGGTGCCGGTGGTCAGCACGTTAACAAAACCGATTCAGCTATTCGTATTACTCATATACCAACAGGTGTAGTTGTCGAGTGTCAAGATGAGCGCTCTCAGCATAAAAACCGTGCTAAAGCCATGTCAGTATTACAAGCTCGCTTGCAACAGGCTGAAGATGAAAAGCGCAGACAAGAAGAAGATTCAACACGTCGTAACTTAGTGGCAAGTGGTGATCGTTCCGAGCGTATCCGCACCTATAACTATCCTCAAGGTCGAGTGACAGATCACCGTATTAACTTAACATTATATAAGTTAAATGATGTAGTTGAAGGTGAATTAAACTCCTTGCTCGACCCGATTATGCAAGAGTATCAAGCTGATTTGCTTGCCTCTTTATCCAATGAGTAA
- the ispE gene encoding 4-(cytidine 5'-diphospho)-2-C-methyl-D-erythritol kinase, producing the protein MKTYTCPAPAKINLFLHICNQRDDGYHELQTLFQFVELADQLTFTLNATGNITLSGDLSGTQVQDNLIFRAAMALKPYAVDEAGIEIFIEKNIPSGAGLGGGSSDAATTLLMLNQLWQLNLSLNELAKIGLGLGADVPIFIHGHAAFAEGVGETLLNVSTDTNAILLAMPKNCAISTAKIFSHPNLPRNTAKIDFKDYQFSQTHNDCQAIVKDLYPQVANTLRWLVEYAPSRMTGTGACCFALLPDINSAKALASQSPNFVDCYVTKTSNVSSAHTFIAETFTA; encoded by the coding sequence ATGAAAACATACACTTGCCCTGCGCCAGCCAAAATCAATTTATTTTTACACATTTGCAATCAGCGAGACGATGGTTATCACGAGCTACAAACCTTATTTCAGTTTGTTGAATTAGCAGACCAATTAACTTTTACCCTCAATGCGACAGGTAACATCACGCTTTCAGGTGATTTGTCAGGTACTCAAGTACAAGACAACCTAATTTTCCGAGCAGCAATGGCTTTAAAACCTTATGCTGTCGACGAAGCCGGTATAGAAATATTTATTGAAAAAAATATACCCAGTGGTGCCGGTTTAGGTGGTGGCTCATCAGATGCAGCAACGACGCTATTAATGCTAAACCAATTGTGGCAATTAAATTTAAGTTTAAACGAACTAGCAAAAATAGGATTAGGTTTAGGTGCTGATGTACCAATATTTATTCATGGCCACGCCGCGTTTGCTGAGGGTGTAGGTGAAACCCTGCTTAATGTTTCAACGGATACCAACGCAATATTGTTAGCCATGCCAAAAAATTGTGCTATATCGACAGCAAAAATTTTTAGCCACCCAAACCTACCGCGTAACACAGCAAAAATAGATTTTAAGGATTACCAATTTAGCCAAACTCACAATGATTGCCAAGCAATTGTAAAAGACCTGTATCCTCAGGTTGCAAACACATTGCGCTGGTTGGTAGAATACGCGCCGTCGAGAATGACAGGTACAGGTGCATGTTGTTTTGCTTTATTGCCTGATATTAACAGCGCAAAAGCACTTGCAAGTCAATCACCCAATTTTGTTGATTGCTATGTAACCAAAACAAGTAATGTATCCAGTGCACATACTTTTATTGCAGAAACATTTACTGCGTAA
- the lolB gene encoding lipoprotein insertase outer membrane protein LolB: MSKVYTIFALCVLICACTTSPKITEPTQYTRVNQIHSFTLKGKVAVINQGKRESLNFYWQQNNADYDIKFTTFLGIEVARIKGNNQSIDIIADGENYQSNEPEVLLQEVTGWPIPIRKLARWITGNYSGVVMSRHDNNKPKKVLARINESKEWVIEYASYQAHMQLLLPKKITLKQHNNRIVLALHRWQLL; encoded by the coding sequence ATGTCTAAAGTTTATACAATATTTGCTCTATGCGTATTAATTTGCGCTTGTACAACTTCACCCAAAATAACAGAACCAACCCAATATACGCGAGTAAACCAAATACATAGTTTTACTTTAAAAGGAAAAGTGGCCGTCATTAATCAAGGAAAACGAGAATCACTTAATTTTTACTGGCAACAAAATAATGCGGATTATGATATAAAATTTACAACCTTTCTCGGCATTGAAGTGGCAAGAATTAAAGGAAATAACCAATCAATTGACATAATAGCCGACGGCGAAAACTATCAGTCAAACGAACCTGAAGTACTGTTACAAGAAGTCACTGGGTGGCCAATCCCAATTCGTAAATTAGCCCGCTGGATCACGGGTAATTACAGCGGCGTCGTCATGTCAAGGCATGATAACAACAAACCTAAGAAAGTATTAGCCCGTATTAATGAAAGTAAGGAATGGGTTATAGAGTACGCCAGCTATCAAGCACATATGCAACTACTCTTACCTAAAAAAATTACACTTAAGCAACATAATAACCGTATTGTACTAGCCTTACATCGTTGGCAATTACTATAA
- the hemA gene encoding glutamyl-tRNA reductase produces the protein MAFYSFGVSHKTAPVSIREKVAFSTEELDKAIADLKNTYQVDEVVSVNTCNRTEVYVVAKELAHQQVVNWFAYHSNVESKQLADSIYFHAHQQAVSHLMEVAAGLDSLVLGEPQILGQLKQAYSEAKNRDYLGQLLQKLFQKTFSVAKDIRTNTEIGASAVSVAFAAVNLAKHIFSDLAKSQVLLVGAGETIELVARHLKEAGCTNIVVANRTLERAKSLADEFSAQCATLNEIPELLVKSDVVVASTASPLPIIGKGMVEKALKKRLYQPMLMIDIAVPRDIEEEVNTIDNVYLYTVDDLQGIVEKNQQQRQKAAQQAKTIINTQVKEFYEWLDSLKSVDYVREYRQQCEALKQTSLDKALKQLSQGADAEQVLKAFANQLTSKLMHAPTLAIREAVKSDKNEFIELMTEQSSSRAK, from the coding sequence ATGGCTTTTTATTCTTTTGGTGTCAGTCACAAGACAGCTCCGGTTAGTATACGGGAGAAAGTGGCTTTTTCCACAGAAGAACTTGATAAAGCCATAGCGGATTTGAAAAATACCTATCAAGTTGATGAGGTTGTTTCAGTTAATACCTGTAACCGCACTGAAGTTTATGTTGTGGCTAAAGAATTAGCACATCAACAAGTCGTCAATTGGTTTGCTTATCATAGCAACGTCGAAAGCAAACAGTTGGCCGATTCGATTTATTTTCATGCGCATCAGCAGGCAGTTTCTCACTTAATGGAAGTCGCTGCGGGCTTGGATTCACTAGTACTTGGCGAACCACAAATTTTAGGGCAATTGAAACAAGCTTATTCAGAAGCAAAAAATCGTGATTATTTGGGACAACTTCTGCAAAAGCTGTTTCAAAAGACATTTTCTGTTGCTAAGGATATTCGAACTAATACCGAAATTGGTGCTTCTGCGGTTTCAGTCGCCTTTGCCGCTGTCAATTTAGCAAAACATATTTTTTCTGATTTAGCGAAGTCGCAGGTTTTGTTGGTCGGTGCAGGTGAAACGATTGAATTAGTCGCTCGGCATTTAAAAGAAGCAGGATGTACGAATATTGTCGTAGCGAATCGCACGCTAGAGCGCGCAAAAAGTCTTGCTGATGAGTTTTCGGCACAATGCGCCACGCTTAATGAAATCCCTGAATTATTGGTAAAATCTGATGTGGTTGTTGCTTCTACCGCATCGCCTTTACCTATTATTGGTAAAGGCATGGTTGAAAAGGCGTTGAAAAAACGGTTATACCAGCCTATGTTGATGATAGATATTGCCGTGCCAAGAGATATAGAAGAAGAAGTTAATACAATTGATAATGTATATTTATACACAGTTGATGATTTACAAGGTATTGTTGAAAAGAATCAACAGCAACGTCAAAAGGCTGCACAACAAGCTAAAACTATCATAAACACTCAGGTGAAAGAGTTTTATGAATGGCTTGATAGCTTAAAGTCGGTTGATTATGTACGCGAATACCGCCAGCAATGCGAAGCATTAAAACAAACAAGTTTAGACAAAGCATTAAAGCAATTATCACAAGGCGCGGATGCTGAGCAGGTGTTAAAAGCGTTTGCTAATCAATTAACGAGTAAGTTAATGCATGCACCAACACTGGCTATCCGCGAAGCCGTTAAATCGGATAAAAACGAATTTATAGAGTTAATGACTGAGCAATCAAGCTCACGAGCAAAGTAA
- a CDS encoding ribose-phosphate pyrophosphokinase, with amino-acid sequence MPDMKIFCGNATPELASKIAARLYTKVGSADVGRFSDGEISVQINENVRGSDVFIIQSTCAPTNDNLMELIVMIDALRRASAGRITAVIPYFGYARQDRRVRSARVPITAKVVADFLSSVGVDRVLTVDLHAEQIQGFFDVPVDNVFGSPILLDHMYTQNFENPVVVSPDIGGVVRARAIAKQYDDCDLAIIDKRRPRANVAQVMHIIGDVEGRDCIIVDDMIDTGGTLSKAAAALKERGAKRVFAYATHAVFSGKAYDIIKESQLDRLVITDSIPLSSKMRSLDKVEPLTLSGMLAECLRRVNNEESISAMFEH; translated from the coding sequence GTGCCTGATATGAAAATTTTTTGCGGTAATGCAACTCCTGAACTCGCTTCAAAGATTGCCGCTCGCTTATATACTAAAGTTGGTTCTGCGGACGTAGGACGCTTCAGTGATGGTGAAATCAGCGTTCAAATTAATGAAAACGTGCGTGGATCAGATGTATTTATCATCCAATCAACATGCGCGCCAACCAATGATAATTTAATGGAATTGATCGTGATGATCGATGCCCTACGCCGCGCTTCAGCTGGCCGAATTACTGCGGTTATTCCTTATTTTGGTTACGCTCGTCAAGACCGTCGAGTTCGCTCTGCTCGTGTACCCATTACCGCTAAAGTAGTTGCAGACTTTTTATCGAGTGTTGGCGTTGACCGCGTTCTTACTGTTGACTTACATGCGGAACAAATTCAAGGCTTTTTTGACGTGCCTGTCGACAACGTATTCGGTAGTCCAATTTTGCTTGACCACATGTATACACAAAATTTTGAAAATCCAGTTGTCGTTTCACCCGATATTGGCGGTGTTGTCCGTGCCCGTGCAATTGCCAAACAATATGATGATTGTGATTTGGCTATTATTGATAAACGTCGCCCGCGTGCGAATGTTGCACAAGTCATGCATATTATTGGTGACGTAGAAGGCCGCGACTGTATTATCGTCGATGATATGATTGACACTGGTGGTACATTATCAAAAGCTGCCGCGGCATTAAAAGAACGTGGTGCCAAACGTGTATTTGCCTATGCCACCCACGCTGTATTTTCAGGCAAAGCTTACGATATTATTAAAGAATCGCAGCTAGATCGCCTAGTGATCACAGACTCTATTCCATTATCAAGTAAAATGCGTTCACTAGACAAAGTAGAACCACTAACACTAAGCGGCATGTTAGCTGAGTGTTTGCGTCGCGTTAATAATGAAGAATCAATATCAGCGATGTTTGAACATTAA
- a CDS encoding LysR family transcriptional regulator: MNIANVDLNLLIYLDVLLREQNVTRAANQLKITQPAMSNGLKRLRTLLNDPLLVRTSDGMSPTEKARTLQPVVRRILLELEEALQPSTEFIPETSDRVYRIMASDYAASTLLPPLLSRLSDEAPNVALDIMTPSDVTFHDVEAGKIDMAINRFEDLPISFHQKRIWMDEFVCLTHKDAIAGDVVTLDEYLEAQHIWVSKTGFGVGVGMDTTDVSKLGWVDDALTDIGKKRKIAVFTRNYHVAMQLALKKHMIVTVPKRATSNYQQFDNVLISKAPISIPEMELKMIWSPLLHHDASHIWLRRLINEVAHETTSAS; the protein is encoded by the coding sequence ATGAATATAGCAAACGTTGACCTGAATCTGCTTATTTATTTAGATGTACTGTTACGTGAACAAAATGTAACTCGTGCAGCTAATCAACTTAAAATTACTCAACCAGCCATGAGTAATGGTCTAAAAAGACTCAGAACTTTATTAAATGATCCGTTACTGGTGAGAACAAGTGATGGCATGTCACCTACGGAAAAGGCGCGTACATTACAGCCGGTGGTTAGGCGCATATTGCTTGAACTAGAAGAAGCATTACAACCGTCAACTGAATTTATTCCAGAAACCAGTGATAGAGTGTATCGGATAATGGCTAGCGATTATGCTGCATCCACTTTATTGCCGCCTTTGTTGTCGCGTTTGAGTGATGAAGCGCCTAATGTCGCCTTAGATATCATGACCCCGAGTGATGTAACATTTCACGACGTTGAAGCGGGTAAAATTGATATGGCCATCAATCGATTTGAAGACTTGCCGATTTCTTTTCATCAAAAAAGAATTTGGATGGATGAGTTTGTCTGCTTAACCCACAAAGATGCCATTGCTGGTGATGTAGTGACCTTAGATGAGTATTTAGAGGCTCAGCATATTTGGGTAAGTAAAACCGGTTTTGGTGTTGGTGTAGGTATGGATACTACCGATGTGAGTAAGTTAGGCTGGGTTGATGATGCTCTAACAGATATTGGTAAAAAGCGTAAAATTGCGGTATTTACTCGAAATTACCATGTGGCTATGCAGCTTGCGCTTAAAAAGCATATGATAGTGACTGTGCCTAAACGAGCTACGTCAAATTATCAACAATTTGACAATGTGTTGATCAGTAAAGCGCCTATTAGTATTCCAGAAATGGAACTAAAAATGATATGGAGTCCCTTATTACATCACGATGCCAGTCACATATGGCTAAGACGCCTAATAAATGAAGTGGCTCACGAGACGACATCAGCTAGCTAA